Genomic segment of Rhodothermus sp.:
CTTCCGAATCCCTGGAAGCCGTGGCGGAAGTAATGGGGGATGCACCGCGCTGGTTTCAACTCTACTGGGCGCGAGATCCGGAACTGACCGTCAGTTTGATTCATCGGGCGGAAGCGGCTGGCTACGAAGCGCTCGTGGTGACGCTCGACACGACGCTACTGGCCTGGCGCGAGCAGGATCTGGCGCATGCCTATCTGCCGTTTCTGCAGGGGGAAGGGCTGGCGAACTATTTCTCCGATCCGGTTTTTCGCAGCCGACTTGAAGAACCCCCCGAGGCCAATCCGACAGCCGCCATCCTGACCTTTGCCCGTGTGTTTTCCAACCCGGACCTGACCTGGGACGACCTGGCTTTTCTGAAAGAAAATACACGGCTGCCGGTTCTGCTCAAAGGCATCCTGCATCCGGACGATGCGCGGCGGGCAGCCGAGGCCGGCATGGACGGCGTGATCGTCTCGAACCATGGCGGACGGCAGGTCGATGGGGCGATCGCTGCGCTGGATGCGTTGCCGATGATCGTAGAGGCGGTAGGGGATCAGCTACCTGTGCTGTTCGACAGCGGTATTCGCCGGGCAGCCGATGTGCTGAAAGCGATGGCCCTGGGTGCTCGGGCCGTGCTGCTGGGGCGGCCCTACGCCTGTGGACTGGCTATTGGCGGCGAAGCCGGGGTGCGTTTCGTGCTGGAAAACCTGCTGGCCGAGCTCGATCTGGCGCTCGGTTTGCTCGGCTGCCGAAGCTGGGAGGAAGTCGACCGGACGTGCCTCCATCGCCTCGATGCCTGACATTCCTTGCTGGCGCGAT
This window contains:
- a CDS encoding lactate 2-monooxygenase, with protein sequence MTQEVSLPGASPGMQRQLQIYLNGLAGEKPPFPIAMDALETRAREVLRPEAAAYLFGGAGGEETIQANREAFHRWRLVPRMLRGVGQRELGVELLGRRLPAPVLLAPIGVQGILHPEGERAVARAAAAVGLPFVLSTVSSESLEAVAEVMGDAPRWFQLYWARDPELTVSLIHRAEAAGYEALVVTLDTTLLAWREQDLAHAYLPFLQGEGLANYFSDPVFRSRLEEPPEANPTAAILTFARVFSNPDLTWDDLAFLKENTRLPVLLKGILHPDDARRAAEAGMDGVIVSNHGGRQVDGAIAALDALPMIVEAVGDQLPVLFDSGIRRAADVLKAMALGARAVLLGRPYACGLAIGGEAGVRFVLENLLAELDLALGLLGCRSWEEVDRTCLHRLDA